From Daphnia magna isolate NIES linkage group LG2, ASM2063170v1.1, whole genome shotgun sequence:
CTAGAACGGTAGTCACTCTCACGTTCGCTGCTGGGCGAATTGGAGCCCGTCGACGATGACATTGAAGCATTTTTGGCCTTAGCCAACAACATTCGTCGGCCGTTTCTAGATTGGCCTTGGCCCTGACCGCTCTGCTCTTTGATCTCACCTGCCTCGAGTCCCAGCGAATTGACGAGCAATGACGCCCGGATGCTCGCACGGCTTCCCAGCCGAACtatgaaaacgaaagaaagaaaaacatcacATCAATTATCTATCATacatggaaaaaacaaaaatgggctTCACTTATTTCATAATTTTATGCGACCGAAAATAGTTTTTTCTCAGGACCCCAACAAAGACAGACAACGAGGTATGCTCTTTCCCAAAGTTATGCATGCTTTACCATTAACATGCAAAAGTTACTACGGTAAACAGCTATTAGCAATCCGAGAACAAGGCAGCGAAACAACATGATGGAATGGGAACCACTGTTTTTGGATACACACATGTGTAGCAGTTACATTAAGGATTCGACCTTTTGTTACTCTTCGATCCGGATGTACCATGTTACGCCAAATAATTGCAGTTagttaaagtttttttttttctttttctgaacAGTTGTGTCAATAATCTCGTAACGGCTCTAGTTCGATATTtcgtagaaaacaaaaaatggaaagagtATTTAACTCAAGCTTACAAGCCATTAAGTAAACAGAAGGACATGGAGCGGACTCCAGTTTTAAGATTTcacaagagaaaaagaaatataaaagaaCAAATTCCAGAATAAGAAAGGGTGATGGCCGCGAGGGTCGTTCGGTCGAAGGCAAATAGCCTCGTCACTAGGTCAGTTAGAAAGAGCTAAAGCTAAAAAGTCGGGAGTAACATTCTAGTAGGTCATCCTTTccagtcgtttttttttcttcttttcattgaaagaatttttatttgtgttggACTATTTATGTAGACGTCTTCAAGTCTACATACGTTTCTTTCTATCCTGCATGTCAGCACGATCGCAATCGAACCGTAAAAAaaggctgaaaaagggaattaGGCGACGTTAGACTTGTCACGCAGCAGCAATGGGATGatgtaaaaatttgaattccGCTAGCGGAATTCATTGTACGCTGCATTTGGCCATACGCGTCGTTGCTAGTTATCTTGACTCTGTTTATTGTATTAGATAACACTCCATTATCTCGCTGACCAATGTCAAAGAAAGAACATGAGGTGCTCACGTGAATGGATTTAAATTCAGCCCGACTGAACCGCCCCTCTGTTTCTGCTTTAATGCccacatttcatttttgctgAGCACATTTTTATGTTTGAGAAATAACCACGTAAAATATGGCACATACGTTGTTgcgaaagggaaaaaaaaaggtgtttgaaaataaaatatggcGATTAAACGATTTTGAACGTCGATGAAATTCGGGTCCCGTCATGAATACGAAGGACGTGCGCCCATGTAATAGCTTTACACAgtgaacaaagaaaaagaaaatcattgcGAGGAATCGACTGTAAATTCTCAATAGCATTTTTTTGATGTGTTCTTCCTGTCTGCGGAAGACCGCAAAATTGttcccagtttttttttttccccgccgtttgttttgttattttcttttttgtcgcTTGAACATTCCATTTACAATCTTTTGAAAATACGACCTAAATTACCTCTGGCCACACTATTATTTGTGTATCGTTGTCATTTCTCCTTTTAAAATTTCACCCAAAAAGGGAAATAGAACAACACCCAATCACGACCgatttctgttttcttttggcATAATAgcatcaaaacaaaaacattaaaaagacacacacacaaaaacgtCGTTCGTATCACCTATTATTCGCTTCCGGAAGATGTAGGTCGGAATGTTTTAAgcgtacacacaaaaaagtcgCACACAATTATATTAAAGGTTCGGCAAAATGAGCCTTCTTGTGCGGATAGGCTTTTGTTTCATGCCCTATAGGCAGTTGAACCACAGTGCAACTCCGGCGGCTCTCTGCGTGCCCGTACTCCAGTCAAAGTGTTATGTTTACGTACATgtccctctctttttttttcttttctttgactATATAGGCTACTATGTAGCCTATAATACCAGTACAGGCGTAAATGGATACACGACTCCATGGTTGTTGTAACagctcctttttgttttcaacagtCCTCATAATCTCCGTAgcaaaactgaaacaaaaactCCCCCCTTTCAACTGCTATCGTCTAGGACAGATGTACCGAGAGGATtgtggaaaaaacaaaacaattgttAACGTGAAACCAgtcgtttttttccccctcctaTTCGTCTACTTAGCGCGTACGTATAGAACCCATGTCAATCACGCTAATGAAGAGAAGAATCTGGGTATAGACGAAGAAGAGGAGGGGATTGCGATCTTGTTTCTCAGtgttccacaaaaaaaaaaaaaaagaaagaaatcctCAATTTTCATAAGTTATTCAGCGAATATGAAGAGGGGCGTCGTTTCTAGTGTGGGTTCCCGCCAACAAGCCCACActgttcttctctttttttaaattttttaaaattattttctaatttttgctCGCAGTGTATCGACAACATTGAGGTCAGGAAGTTGTTTGCGGGCACAGAGGTATTCACGTGAACGCGTGACTGATTTTTTCGATTCTAAAAGCATTTCCACACAAGGCGTGGTTTGCTttttccacacaaaaaaagcagaaataactcgtttctttttcgtctATATCGTCTTCGTTCAATACTTGTcagtttttggtttgtttccGCGTTGTCAAAATTTACATGCAtttctccatctttttttttttttcccaaccaGCTTCAACCCGTCAGACTACCGACATTTTAACCCTATGAACTGTCGATGTAATAACCTGATCTTCCAGTTCTTTTCTCTTGACGTTCTAACCCTTTAAACTAATATCGCGTTGCGAGTCTTGTACGATATCAGCGGAATTAATGAGAGCTGATGGCTCGATTCAAAAAACGACACACCGTTAAGTTTATAACGGTGATCAGATCATGTGGAAACAATGGGAGGCTACTATCGTTCGGGCGATCGGTCTCCCACTTCTCGATCCCCCGAGGAGCCTCACCTTGTTCTCGCCAACTCTTGAACGACTGtatcattaaaagaaaagaacctaactaaaaagaaaaaaaaatcttcctTATTTGGTAGttgaacgaaataaaaataaggtCAAGCTGATGATACCAAGAAAATGGGAGAAAGAAGAGCTAACGCGCAACATCAAAAAATTGAGTACTAACACGGTACGTGTGTGAACAAATGGGAAATGAGAAAGCGGAGAGATGGAATTATTAATGCAGCCATAGTTGAGAAGAAAACCAAAGGTAAAATGGAATCAGGACGCACTAGCACTTATAGATGTATGTAAAAAGGTAATGAGGTCTGCAGTCttaaaaactagaaaaataggaaaacagaaaaattaaaattgtataTGTTACCTGATCGAGAAAGGAAATTGTAGCGGGCGCTTTTTGATACGAAAGGGTGAATTGCCTGACATCATCACTGCTGAATCCGAATCCGAATGATAGCCCGAAACGTCACTGGAATCTTCCAAATCGTCTTCTTGCGGGTTTTGATCGGAGCTCACTTCTCTCATCAATTCCAGGACCTTGTTTTCAATtgtttgaaagagaaaaggaaatccATAAGAATCTTTTGCCAATTCAACCGAATCCATCAGGCATCTTTAGTTGCCTTGCGTGGTCATATTCGAATCCctaattgaaaatgaattctGAAGTCTTTACGGTGGTCCTGTcttatttttctattcatCTCACTtgcaaattcatttttttttttgcttttaatcTCATCGACTATCTCACGCGATACCGTACTCTGCCGTTTTCACACTCTGTTGGCTCACGCGATTACtcaaggacaaaaaaaaaaatctgccactgaaaacaaaaaaaacggaaaaagaCGAATTTTTGAACGAACGCGGTTGTGGCAATTAACTGTAATCGTACGTAATTTAGCCTTCGCCTAACCGATAATCACCTGGACGACGACGTAACAAacgaaagttttttttgtttgtggtCGGTTTGatgtgaaacaaaagaaaaagcaaaaaaaaaaaaagacattcgTCACGAAATTACTGCGACTAAAGGACATTCAAAAACCCCGACAAGAAATGCTGCAGGAGATCAcgaagttaaaaaaataataaataaaataaaaggcatCGGGAAGGAACGCGTGACGAGCGGACGACAATCGATCAAAATAAttggaaagagaaaacaaggaagagaagaagaagaaacgtcGTTGATAgactttcaaatgtttttgtcttttcttccCAAGCCATCTTCAACAATGTAAACTTATCATCATCACGTCACATTTCGGTCTACAtgtacccccccccccaaaacaaaagtttCACCTTCGCCATCATCATTTTCTCGCCCGTGTTCCATTGTTCACCAAATCTTTCGGGTCGAAGGTGACGGATCATTTCTCGGCGTCTGCAATTGTTTTTGATTGTTCACACCACCGCGGTcgcaatgaaaaacaaaaacgacgGCACGTATTGTACGGTGTGCGATTCTATCCTGGAATCGCAAGGAATGGGGGGGAGGCATCACGCTATGGAACACAACGCAGCTGCGTGCAATACAGAATTCCGTGACGCAACGATTGCCTTCCATCTGGTTAACCGATCGCTCTACATATATTTTAAGGTTTGCTGATTGGAAAACACGCACCACTGTCGCTTCCTTGCAGCATTGGCGGAAACGATGATTTGTAAAATGGAAGAGACACTCACCTGTTGACATCCGTGCGAATATTTCATTAATATGGGCGCGACAACGATGTGCTGCGTGGCCTCTCCCGTTTTGGCTGGCTGATCACGTTTCAACTGGCTAAACTGGAACAGTGCTTCCTTGTCGAGTTCGATGCGACGCTGCAAAATGCCCAGGAAGAGATCCAGCGAATGGTTGGTTAGAGTCGGTTCGACCACATTCAAGAGCGTCTTGTTTTTAATGAGTCGTTCCTGGATTTCCGATTGTTTTAACGACAGGAGACGCTGATGCGACGCAGCGATAGGAGCCGGGCCGTTTGATACCGTCCGGTTTGCTCCCTTCTTTTGCGCTAATTCCAGTTCCACCATTTTGTCCAACGCACTCTTGTACGATTGAACAACACGATTGAACTCGTCCTACATCATCGTGAAACATCAAGGAAACAAAACTATCAAGATTACCATCTCCACGCGATTacataacaagaaaaaaggctCGTTTTTTAGTACGTCGTCCTGAAATGTCAGGTCGAATTCCAAACGAACGATCAAAAGATTAAAAGTTATACTTGAATTTTTCGTACGGTACCTGTAAGGCATCGTGTAAATTCATCAGATTCTCATCGGAAGTGCCAACCAATCCGTGTTGACCCAGACCTTCGATGGCTTTGCCCAGGGCTCTTCGTTTTTGGAAAAGACTTTTGCGAATTTTTGGCTCGGTGAGGACGATGACGCGCAACAGTTTCTTGCAGCTGGAGATGAACGGTCCACAATAGTCCCAACGCCAGACGTTCGGCGGCCAAGCGGAAGCCGACCCCCCGCTCGGTGTAGGCGGATGATCTTCCTGATGAGCAAAATACTTGACCATCTGCTGGACGACGTTCTCCGGACGCAGGAATTGGATCGAGTTGCGAGTCATGCCATCCGACAAAAACACTTTAGTGTACAAAGACTCGATGATGGGCAGCGATTGCGGCATCGATTCGATAAACTGGTCAACGGGCAAATCATGGACGATGACGCCGAATGTTCCGCCACTCAGCCGGTTAATAAAATTGGCCGATTCGCGGTACTGTTTGTTCTCGGACAGCATCATAATTTTCTGAATTCCACGTAGCgggcaaacaaaacaaaaaatggcaaaaagaaaaaaataaataaaaagaatggGAAACGATCAACAGACTGTTGtgtacatattttcttttaacgaTAGGATGGCGCCTTTTTATGTCTAGTCAATAAAGAGTCACGACCGTCGCCAAAAATGGACTCTCTCGAATTTGGGCCACAGATACACCGGTACCATCTTTTGTTCTTTCTACATACGTAGTACACACAGAGGAGCCACAATAACATGAAATCGAATCAAAGCTTGAAGGGAGCTATTGGTTAAGTGCCATAATTTGTGTTCCGCTCAGTTATGCATGAAACACGCAAGGAATCCCGTAAGAGACAATGGCAGGAAAAGAGAGTTGCCATCGCCAGACCTTGACGGACCAGGACATCGGCGTACCAGTACAagggttttttctttaaatcttaCCGAAAGAAATGAtggtcttttttgttttgttttttaaacaaatcatTGAAAAAGATAACAATAACTAGCTGGTATTAATACAATCGAATGGCATGTCAGAACTTGCCCATGAAATATTGTCAAATTGAATAGAGGACAATAGGGGACGCAGTTTTGAATGAAATTCAATAAGATGATGGAAGACGGGACTCACCTTGAAGGCAAAGCGAGGGCTGACATCGGCTATGGTCATAGAGGCCACCCGTGAACTCAATTGAATCTCTCCGACGAGCCGAGCGCTGCGGTCGGATGGCCCAAGTTGGTATTCAGGTCGGACGCCGCTGCTGGTCCTTGTTGTCACAGCTTCCATACACGAGACCGTGTCTGCTTTGCTATTATTGATAGGACGATGGCCTCCTGCTCCTCTCggttcctcttcttcttcctcttcttcttcctcttcttcgacaTCGTCGTCGCTCGTCAAATGCCTCACCCAATTCGACGAGCTCTTGCTGCTGTGGCTGTTCTTTTGATTGTGCGGATTCCATGGAAACAGCTGCTGATGGGCGCGCAAACGCGCGTTGAAATTGTCCCCACGAAATCGGTTTTGACTGTCCATCAAACCTTGCGCCGAAGAGAAGCTCATACTTTTCATCGAATCGCTGCCCGACGGGGCCGTTCCGACGCTGTTGGCTGGTCCGGCCATCATTGCAGACATTCTCTGCTGACGTTCTACTCGAGGATGAACGACGGCAAAATTGCGTGACGGATGATTAGGATGGGGTGGATGGGGAGGCAATGGTGGCGGATGCATCGCAGTGGCCATCGGTCGTGGACCGGCAGCAGCCGCTGAATGAGGACCGACAATCAAATAGAGCGGCTGTCCTCTGGCTGCTTGTTGCGACAATTTCTTGAGAGTTTTCGGCTTCAATTTGAGTGGGATCGGCGGTGGAGGAGGCAGATCGTGATACCTGTCCATCCGTTGATGAATGGGCGCCATTCTTTTGGCGACGTCGATGACCAGTCAGACTCTCACTAAGGCAATGTGTTGAATCACTTGTTGATAGATGCACTCTCGACGCTCGAGTCTAATTAAAAATCAACAGTCGACTgtgcaaaacaaacaaaca
This genomic window contains:
- the LOC116917494 gene encoding LOW QUALITY PROTEIN: uncharacterized protein LOC116917494 (The sequence of the model RefSeq protein was modified relative to this genomic sequence to represent the inferred CDS: deleted 1 base in 1 codon), which gives rise to MAPIHQRMDRYHDLPPPPPIPLKLKPKTLKKLSQQAARGQPLYLIVGPHSAAAAGPRPMATAMHPPPLPPHPPHPNHPSRNFAVVHPRVERQQRMSAMMAGPANSVGTAPSGSDSMKSMSFSSAQGLMDSQNRFRGDNFNARLRAHQQLFPWNPHNQKNSHSSKSSSNWVRHLTSDDDVEEEEEEEEEEEEPRGAGGHRPINNSKADTVSCMEAVTTRTSSGVRPEYQLGPSDRSARLVGEIQLSSRVASMTIADVSPRFAFKKIMMLSENKQYRESANFINRLSGGTFGVIVHDLPVDQFIESMPQSLPIIESLYTKVFLSDGMTRNSIQFLRPENVVQQMVKYFAHQEDHPPTPSGGSASAWPPNVWRWDYCGPFISSCKKLLRVIVLTEPKIRKSLFQKRRALGKAIEGLGQHGLVGTSDENLMNLHDALQDEFNRVVQSYKSALDKMVELELAQKKGANRTVSNGPAPIAASHQRLLSLKQSEIQERLIKNKTLLNVVEPTLTNHSLDLFLGILQRRIELDKEALFQFSQLKRDQPAKTGEATQHIVVAPILMKYSHGCQQVLELMREVSSDQNPQEDDLEDSSDVSGYHSDSDSAVMMSGNSPFVSKSARYNFLSRSVRLGSRASIRASLLVNSLGLEAGEIKEQSGQGQGQSRNGRRMLLAKAKNASMSSSTGSNSPSSERESDYRSSGISSGTGSPDSRQALANDAGRLANNTPPCQRCQVQNLNNTIVGSHGVDPALQAELESIKAEMNKANATICALQEREKKMKARMALQAQKMVERGVGPSKFESISSEQRSDLIQNYGGLYTQSRVETLDYLDKLEELRGADELKSKLLFSVIVLAFRSLQATSTQMKDHIKRILQIPPGSMHQPVNNNNAVYLPPPPPPPPSALAAPSNTKRQITPPAKPAKPAKPLRKERNAGYEVEQAVAHYLRESVATFDLTKNTEDVCNQIWATLYDYPCLRSCDPLVKYIKDSVRLAWSLVNQSPPYVLDYEARSFNADYHIRFHTSDPNDNSIKTYLWPALVEGHNGPCLQKAVVIT